A genome region from Manis pentadactyla isolate mManPen7 chromosome 5, mManPen7.hap1, whole genome shotgun sequence includes the following:
- the LOC130683819 gene encoding serine/arginine-rich splicing factor 1-like: MSGGGVIRGPAGNNDCRIYVDNLPPDIRTKDIEDVFYKYGAIRDIDLKNRRGGPPFAFVEFEDPQDAEDAVYGHDGYDYDGYRLRVEFPLSGRGTGRGGGGGGGGGAPRGRYGRPSRRSENRVVVSGLPPSGSWQDLKDHMHEAGDVCYADVYRDGTGVVEFVRKEDMTYAVRKLDNTKFRSHEGETAYIRVKVDGPRSPSYGRSRSRSRSRSRSRSRSNSRSRSYSPRRSRGSPRYSPRHSRSRSGT; encoded by the coding sequence ATGTCGGGAGGTGGTGTGATTCGTGGCCCAGCAGGGAACAATGATTGCCGCATCTATGTGGATAACTTACCTCCAGACATCCGAACCAAGGACATTGAGGACGTGTTCTACAAATACGGTGCTATCCGCGACATCGATCTCAAGAATCGCCGCGGAGGACCGCCCTTCGCCTTCGTTGAGTTCGAGGACCCGCAAGACGCAGAAGACGCGGTGTATGGTCACGACGGCTATGATTACGATGGATACCGTCTGCGGGTGGAGTTTCCTCTAAGCGGCCGTGGTACAGGCCGAGGCGGTGGCGGGGGTGGAGGCGGCGGGGCTCCCCGAGGCCGCTATGGCCGCCCGTCCAGGCGTTCTGAAAACAGAGTGGTTGTCTCTGGACTGCCTCCAAGTGGAAGCTGGCAGGATTTGAAGGATCACATGCATGAAGCAGGTGATGTATGTTATGCTGATGTTTACCGAGATGGCACTGGTGTTGTGGAGTTTGTACGGAAAGAAGATATGACCTATGCAGTTCGAAAACTGGATAACACTAAGTTTAGATCTCATGAGGGAGAAACTGCCTACATCCGGGTTAAAGTTGATGGGCCCAGAAGTCCAAGTTATGGAAGATCTCGATCTCGAAGCCGTAGTCGTAGCAGAAGCCGTAGCAGAAGCAACAGCAGGAGTCGCAGTTACTCCCCAAGGAGAAGCAGAGGATCACCACGCTATTCTCCCCGTCATAGCAGATCTCGCTCTGGTACATAA